Proteins from a single region of Chanodichthys erythropterus isolate Z2021 chromosome 13, ASM2448905v1, whole genome shotgun sequence:
- the susd2 gene encoding sushi domain-containing protein 2: protein MLCKYKDKIHLCMIIVLFLQLLSRTAAQSCAKSCGEKFTTCSCHATCESLKDCCADYKQFCLDIEPHSGSLLGGTDFKILNVTFEQNINLTCRFNSEILTEGYVDVSGVGHCISPLLYESGWIPFEVSTDGVNYDRAGRWLSVHHSKLGPVYKIILDNATQWQYYGTPDVSGDLKMIWIPSLIKAERVNIELWGYNETGESYSANWEAEWKYLYTVGRDVPNSGVFSFTPQIAEKPYFLWDLGSMRVSPSSKQDGAQDVNALWSGAYAIAWHLEEAFRKDSAGWALEKCINWDKEEKAMPNFLTEITDCPCTLAQARADTGRFHTDYGCDIEAGSFCVYHPGAVHCVRAIQGSPEYGAGQQCCYDSTGAQVLTGDSIGGSTPDRGHDWGAPPYKKPPRVPAFSHWKYDVISFYYCCLWSDNCKYYFTHRPSSDCRTYRPPRAAAVLGDPHFMTFDGVTFTFNGKGEYSLVHSSAYELSVQGRTEPMKSENGSVVMATRLCSVAMREKDSDVIEVRLGDQVDEVQVLMNQQVLSFSEQKWIDLKGVFVFSPKPTNVTVMFLSGTGIEVRAGGGVMTLTVLLPHDLHNHTQGLLGTMNDDPEDEFTSSNGVIIPSNSSAQDIFTYCAGWAITNETSLFTYDSTHLLNEYYYAPKHDPSFIPNFSMTEDPEDPLLEPTLSLCAGEGASFCKYDALSMRSLQQGNATLLSYRSHTSTKKALEPVQSCGWLPPPNHGQKEGTFYLEGATVTFSCNSGYRLYGSQERTCQGDGMWSGQDTHCVADNTLAIVLGSLGAVLAVGVMVIAIVVYTKKQKKEAMKQQDMVTYQQHASRL, encoded by the exons ATGTTGTGCAAATATAAGGACAAAATTCATCTCTGTATGATCATAGTGCTGTTTCTTCAGCTGTTATCCAGGACTGCAG CACAGTCATGTGCCAAAAGTTGTGGTGAGAAGTTTACCACATGCTCCTGTCATGCAACATGTGAATCTCTGAAGGACTGCTGTGCAGATTATAAACAGTTTTGCCTTGACATTGAACCACACTCGGGGTCTTTGCTGGGAGGAACAGACTTTAAAATCCTCAATGTTACATTTGAGCAGAACATTAACCTGACTTGCAG GTTCAACTCAGAGATTTTGACTGAGGGCTATGTGGATGTGAGCGGCGTGGGTCACTGTATCTCTCCACTGCTCTATGAGTCGGGCTGGATCCCATTTGAGGTGTCCACAGATGGAGTCAACTATGACAGAGCAGGGAGGTGGCTCTCAG tCCATCACAGTAAGCTGGGTCCTGTTTACAAGATCATTCTGGACAATGCCACACAGTGGCAGTACTATGGCACACCAGATGTCAGTGGGGATTTAAAAATGATATGGATACCATCTCTAATAAAAGCAGAGAGAGTAAACATCGAGCTGTGGGGTTACAATGAGACTG GTGAGTCATATTCTGCTAATTGGGAGGCAGAGTGGAAGTATCTGTACACCGTGGGCAGAGATGTGCCCAACAGTGGAGTTTTCAGTTTCACCCCACAAATTGCAGAAAAACCATACTTCCTTTGGGACCTAGGGAGCATGCGGGTCAGCCCCAGCTCTAAACAAGACGGAGCCCA AGATGTTAACGCCCTGTGGAGTGGGGCGTATGCGATCGCCTGGCATCTAGAGGAGGCCTTCAGGAAGGACTCTGCAGGCTGGGCCCTGGAAAAGTGTATCAACTGGGATAAAGAAGAGAAAGCAATGCCCAACTTCCTTACAGAGATCACTGACTGCCCCTGCACACTGGCCCAGGCTCGTGCTGACACCGGCAGATTTCAT ACTGATTATGGCTGTGATATTGAGGCAGGTAGTTTCTGCGTTTACCATCCAGGAGCAGTTCACTGCGTTAGAGCCATACAGGGCAG TCCTGAGTATGGTGCCGGTCAGCAGTGTTGCTATGACAGCACTGGAGCTCAGGTGCTCACGGGGGACTCTATTGGTGGCAGCACCCCTGATCGAGGGCACGACTGGGGGGCGCCGCCGTACAAAAAGCCTCCTAGAGTTCCAGCATTCTCACACTGGAAGTATGATGTCATCAGTTTTTACTATTGCTGCCTGTGGTCAGACAACTGTAAATACTACTTTACCCACCGTCCGTCCAGTGACTGCAGAACATATCGTCCTCCTAGAGCAG CTGCTGTCCTTGGTGACCCTCACTTCATGACATTCGATGGCGTGACTTTCACCTTCAATGGGAAAGGAGAATACAGTCTTGTTCACTCTTCAGCCTATGAGCTGTCCGTGCAAGGCAGGACTGAACCAATGAAATCAGAGAATG GTTCTGTGGTTATGGCAACACGACTCTGTTCAGTGGCCATGAGGGAGAAAGACTCTGATGTCATCGAGGTGCGTCTTGGAGACCAAGTAGATGAGGTCCAGGTCTTAATGAACCAACAGGTGCTTTCTTTTTCCGAGCAAAAATGGATCGACCTTAAGG gtgtttttgttttttcccctaAACCTACTAATGTGACGGTGATGTTTCTGTCGGGGACAGGAATAGAGGTCCGAGCAGGTGGAGGGGTCATGACCCTTACTGTTCTGCTGCCCCATGACTTACACAACCACACGCAGGGTCTGCTCGGTACAATGAATGATGACCCTGAAGATGAATTCACCTCTAGTAATGGCGTGATCATCCCTTCCAATAGCAGTGCACAAGACATATTCACCTATTGTGCTGGCT GGGCCATTACGAATGAGACTTCACTGTTTACATACGACTCAACCCACCTCCTGAATGAATATTATTATGCCCCAAAGCACGATCCGTCATTTATCCCTAACTTTTCTATGACTGAAGACCCAGAGGATCCCCTGCTAGAGCCAACGCTGAGCCTATGTGCAGGAGAGGGGGCTTCCTTCTGTAAATATGATGCATTAAGCATGCGCAGTCTGCAACAAGGCAATGCCACACTACTGTCTTACCGGAGTCATACGTCCACCAAGAAAGCTCTGGAACCTG TGCAATCCTGTGGTTGGCTGCCACCACCTAACCACGGTCAGAAGGAAGGAACCTTTTACCTGGAGGGGGCAACGGTCACATTCTCATGTAACAGTGGATACCGCCTCTATGGGTCCCAGGAACGCACCTGTCAAGGGGATGGCATGTGGTCTGGACAGGATACGCACTGTGTGGCTG ATAATACGTTGGCCATTGTCCTGGGGAGTCTTGGTGCGGTGTTGGCGGTGGGTGTCATGGTGATAGCAATTGTTGTGTACACAAAGAAACAGAAAAA